In the Trichoderma atroviride chromosome 4, complete sequence genome, ATCATTGGCGCTCATGCAAATGGCTTCCCAAAGGTAAGTAGACCTCTTACTGTTGAATGAACAGATCAACCATGAGACGGCAATTCAGCTAATTGAACAAACAACATCAGGAGCTATATGAACCTCTCTATGAGGAGCTTCTCAAAGAGCTGGAAAAGCAAGGCCTCCGCCTCCGCGCCATTTGGATCGCTGACGCAGCTCACCAAGGCCAGAGCGGCATCCTCAACGCCGCCAACCTAGGCAATGACCGTATGTTTGcacatctcatcttcatAAACCTCACATGTTGTATCAAAAACTGACATGCATCAACAGCTTCCTGGCTCGACTACGCCCGAGATATCGCCCAcctcatcaacaccatccgCCCCCCTCGCCccctcatcgccatgggCCACTCCTTTGGCGCAAACGCCCTCACAAACGTCGCCCTCATGCACCCGCGCCTCTTCACCGGCTTCATCATGCTCGACCCCGTCATCGCCCGCTTCGCTGGTGCGCCCCATCATCCTCAaaatcagcagcagctgcccgAGGCTTTCCCCAACCCAGCTTCACTCAGCATCACCCGTCGAGACACCTGGCCCTCTCGCGCCGCTGCCCGCGAGGCATTCCTTTCCAGGCCATTCTATCGGGACTGGGACCCCCGCGTCTTGGACCTCTTTGTCCAGTATGGCCTCcgcgatgatgatgctgtttcACCCACATCAAAGGACAAccaaagcaaaagccaagACCCATCGCCCCCCCGTCCGTCTCACCACAACCAAACACCAAGAAGTCTTCACCTTCATCCGCCCCCTATGGCCCGCCATCGACCCCAccaccaacaccatcaccaaccccTCCCTCATCCCAGACCACGACTTCGACCCCCAAACCCTCATCCAAACCCCCATCTACCGCCCGGAACAAAACGCCACCTTCCTCCGCCTCCCCCATCTCCGCCCCCCAGTCCTCTACATCTTCGGCGGCACGAGCACCGTCTCCCCTCCCCGCCTCGTCAAGGAGAAACTCGACACAACGGGcgtcggcgccggcggcagcggcggcacgAGAGCAGGTCGCGTCAAGCACGTCATTCACCCGGAGAGCGGCCATCTCGTGCCCCTGGAGAAGCCGCTGTTCTGCGCAAAGGCCGCCGCGGAATGGACAAAGACGGAGATTGAGAGATGgtgggaggaggaaaaggcatATGAAGAGTGGACGAACAAGTCACTGGAGGAGAAGTCGACGATAGATCATGAGCTGAGGAGGCGCGTTGAATTAGCCAGCAGTAAGAAGAACAGCAAGGCGAAGGCGAACTTGTAGAAATGGCATCTCTCATTCGACATTTTGCTCCGATATAGAGTTTAGGATATCttgttttatttcctttctcttctacgATATACACAGGCATAGACAAGCAATACAGCAAGCAGCTCTGATTTGGCATAAGAAGTCATGGCAACACTTAGTAATCACTCTTGACTAGTCATTATGAAACGCAGATAATTGGCACACGAAGCTATATCTATTTAGGTTGGCTTTACTGTTTAAAAGAAATGGCTTTAATTCGCTTTGAGCTTAAAGAGTGTACATCATATCCTATCAAGTGTAATGCTATCCTAACAAGGTACCAATCTGAGTCTTGCATCCACCTGTCATGCATCCACCTGTCATGCATGTTCAAGCTATGAAATTATATTATCGCTGAGTTTTTAAAAATCGCTGTCCCATAGATATGGGGGTATTTTGTTGAAGAAAatatgaagagagaaaaaagtgGCATCACTTAGATATAGTACATGCTGTCCCTGAGGTTGACATGCACCTGTCGGCCCACGGTGCTCGGAGCGCCTCCAGTTCCTTCGGTCTGACTATCAAAGTCTTTTAGTTCAAACCACTCGGGTCGATGTGCGCGAGCGCGCTCGCAGACAATATCAGCATAGTACGCTGGAGGGCAAATGCTGACGGCCTTGGTGGCGCGGCCGTAGAGATAGCACAGTTCGTGTGTCAGGCGCTCCAGTTCGTCGCTCGCCTTGGTGCCGAATTTCGGGCGGAAGATCTCGTCCAGAAGAACAGTGTAGTGCGCCGGTCGAGCGGTGCCTTGGAGAGCGTCATGGGCTGTTAGGAAAAAGTCCCAGTATCGGGTCTGAGTGATGCCTCGGTCCACAATGGTTCCGTTGACAATATTACCCGACTTTGACATCTCATCTGTCGATGAAGGGTAGAACCGGGTTTGGTGTCGCTTCACCGACACCACCAGCGTAATCTTTGGTTGAAACTGGGGCGAATACTTCTTGCGGCACGCCTCGCGGATGGATGGCAGCTCCTTGCTGAGGACG is a window encoding:
- a CDS encoding uncharacterized protein (EggNog:ENOG41) yields the protein MAANSSPPSSPVFDIHEHTIQASHIREYPRATATSQDDALLLHVKQYIPKHGGPVRKGDITIIGAHANGFPKELYEPLYEELLKELEKQGLRLRAIWIADAAHQGQSGILNAANLGNDPSWLDYARDIAHLINTIRPPRPLIAMGHSFGANALTNVALMHPRLFTGFIMLDPVIARFAGAPHHPQNQQQLPEAFPNPASLSITRRDTWPSRAAAREAFLSRPFYRDWDPRVLDLFVQYGLRDDDAVSPTSKDNQSKSQDPSPPRPSHHNQTPRSLHLHPPPMARHRPHHQHHHQPLPHPRPRLRPPNPHPNPHLPPGTKRHLPPPPPSPPPSPLHLRRHEHRLPSPPRQGETRHNGRRRRRQRRHESRSRQARHSPGERPSRAPGEAAVLRKGRRGMDKDGD